From Salvelinus namaycush isolate Seneca chromosome 24, SaNama_1.0, whole genome shotgun sequence, one genomic window encodes:
- the LOC120019408 gene encoding vertnin-like: MIQRKDVVLSVLGQLQDATESSGLDALTRVALEVRQVLTPFTLPSSPCQEFPGWAGIDGKAHSLYPADAPRGLLPLVCKGEGNLLFDAASMLLVGTTSLSLELQVRTVVDMLLWKRYYLCGMIDSKVMLQAARFSLCAEESQDMLNLPLSVLEAIFDADVKASCFSGSYANMWHLYALSSVLQCNIYSVYPMYNLKIRPYFNRLIRPRSYPKDMDPITLHIMWSGELEGGSTSSRFRPIVFVALVQASDFQTGSPSTEKRVPPPLKTQELLKQDSHLSYSSLKDKYNITKSTFYRWRRQTQEHRKKSAARYEAKHFVQACYLEGKLMPLHQFKEFFPEISRSTYYAWKHELISSGGSFSTDEVSPGNSTEQESWSSPESKPRQEENQEVEPDPEHHDSVASMFGLNYNNDKVDGERAQNLALMHEAKKVLQNCISMNTLFPFRIFKRSFPGISRSTYYNWRREAMLFNRGYKARSSEDNSDVDKSSPTDGQSPIGGTESHGHAAAVFPRMKICRNNYKGFRLLFLHRKKLREAAKVKVWISRWPMSKFKVNYPSLSLCFYWMWRNGPSQNRKEKITHPSLSLEVNRPEDIMENNNAAMENVNGVTEIKTRGLTQDVTQDVLLLGGGPTEGLRGPSTMTFVTPPFDAPLPLARSPLPLPNPTKMSTTTTTTTDDQMFVMDLVALANFKAKAKLFLQKRFEEKSFPTFKEFRSYFPLTPRSTYYMWKRALHHGVPLVHG; encoded by the exons ATGATTCAGAGGAAGGATGTGGTTCTGTCAGTTCTAGGACAACTGCAGGATGCTACAGAGAGCTCCGGCCTGGATGCCCTCACCAGGGTAGCTCTGGAGGTCCGCCAGGTCCTGACCCCCTTCACCCTGCCCTCCTCCCCTTGCCAGGAGTTCCCCGGCTGGGCAGGTATTGACGGCAAGGCCCATAGCCTGTACCCTGCTGACGCCCCCAGAGGCCTCCTACCTCTGGTCTGTAAGGGAGAAGGGAACCTGCTGTTTGATGCAGCCAGCATGCTGCTAGTGGGGACTACTAGTCTCAGTCTGGAGCTACAG GTGCGTACAGTGGTCGACATGCTGCTGTGGAAGAGGTACTACTTGTGTGGTATGATCGACTCTAAGGTGATGCTGCAGGCGGCCAGGTTCAGCTTGTGTGCCGAGGAGTCCCAGGACATGCTCAACCTCCCCCTGTCCGTCCTCGAGGCTATATTTGATGCCGATGTCAAAGCCTCCTGCTTCTCTGGCTCCTACGCCAACATGTGGCACCTCTAtgccctctcctctgtcctccagtGCAACATCTATTCTGTCTACCCCATGTACAACCTCAAGATACGACCCTACTTCAACCGCCTGATAAGACCCAGGTCCTACCCCAAAGACATGGATCCTATCACCTTGCACATTATGTGGTCTGGAGAGCTAGAGGGGGGCTCCACCAGCTCCAGATTTAGACCCATAGTCTTTGTAGCGTTAGTCCAGGCTAGCGACTTCCAGACGGGCAGTCCTAGCACCGAGAAGAGGGTCCCACCCCCATTGAAGACCCAGGAGCTTCTCAAGCAGGACTCTCACCTGTCTTACTCCAGTCTGAAGGACAAGTACAACATCACCAAGAGTACCTTCTACCGCTGGAGACGGCAGACACAGGAGCACCGCAAGAAATCAGCTGCCAG GTACGAGGCCAAGCACTTCGTCCAGGCGTGTTATCTGGAAGGGAAGCTTATGCCTCTGCACCAGTTTAAAGAGTTCTTCCCTGAGATCTCCCG GTCCACCTACTATGCCTGGAAGCACGAGCTGATCTCGTCCGGCGGTAGTTTCTCCACGGACGAGGTGAGTCCAGGGAACAGCACGGAGCAGGAGTCCTGGTCCTCCCCAGAGTCCAAGCCCAGGCAGGAGGAGAACCAAGAGGTAGAGCCAGACCCGGAGCACCACGACAGCGTGGCCAGTATGTTCGGCCTGAACTACAACAATGATAAGGTGGATGGGGAACGGGCCCAGAACCTGGCGCTGATGCACGAAGCCAAGAAAGTTCTTCAGAACTGCATCTCCATGAACACCTTGTTCCCCTTCAGGATCTTCAAGAGGAGCTTCCCTGGCATCTCCAG ATCCACTTACTACAACTGGAGGAGGGAAGCCATGCTGTTCAATAGAGGCTACAAGGCTAGGAGTAGTGAAGACAACTCTGATGTGGATAAGAGTAGTCCCACTGATGGTCAGTCCCCTATCGGGGGGACTGAGAGCCatggtcatgctgctgctgtCTTCCCCAGAATGAAGATCTGTAGAAACAACTACAAAGGGTTCAGGTTGCTGTTTCTACACAGGAAGAAGCTGAGAGAAGCAGCCAAGGTGAAGGTGTGGATTTCAAGATGGCCGATGTCCAAGTTCAAAGTGAACTACCCCTCCCTGTCACTCTGTTTCTATTGGATGTGGCGCAACGGCCCGAGTCAAAACAGGAAGGAGAAAATCACCCACCCGTCTCTGTCTCTAGAGGTGAACAGGCCTGAGGATATTATGGAGAACAACAACGCAGCAATGGAGAATGTTAACGGCGTGACGGAGATAAAGACGAGGGGTCTGACTCAGGACGTGACTCAGGATGTGTTGTTGTTAGGGGGGGGTCCAACAGAGGGTCTGAGAGGCCCTTCCACAATGACTTTTGTGACACCCCCCTTCGATGCCCCCCTCCCTCTAGCCAGGTCCCCCTTGCCCCTTCCCAACCCAACCAAgatgtccaccaccaccaccaccacaacagaTGACCAGATGTTTGTGATGGATCTGGTGGCCCTGGCCAACTTCAAGGCTAAGGCCAAACTGTTCCTCCAGAAACGCTTCGAAGAGAAATCCTTCCCCACATTCAAAGAGTTCAGGTCCTATTTCCCCCTGACTCCCCGCTCCACCTACTATATGTGGAAGAGAGCCCTGCATCACGGAGTGCCACTGgtacatggctga